A window of the Streptomyces griseochromogenes genome harbors these coding sequences:
- a CDS encoding LLM class flavin-dependent oxidoreductase: MTGFPVVRLSLTRTPWPPRSRSVETAEVGLTAKPDSNVLFGGFQPAALERVARWGDGFLAAAAPSWAGGLFETVRTFWQEYGRDGEPRIVAQVNVALGPHDVIDDARANMHSYYTFTGIADRMVAGLLTTPTEIRDAIASFADLGADEVMLYCYGLDSNHVDRLADLL; encoded by the coding sequence GTGACCGGCTTCCCGGTCGTGCGGCTATCGCTCACCCGTACACCCTGGCCGCCCCGCTCACGGTCCGTCGAGACGGCAGAGGTCGGCCTGACAGCGAAGCCTGACAGCAACGTGCTGTTCGGAGGCTTCCAGCCCGCTGCGCTCGAACGCGTCGCGCGCTGGGGCGATGGCTTCCTCGCCGCCGCAGCGCCCTCCTGGGCAGGCGGCCTGTTCGAGACCGTCCGCACGTTTTGGCAGGAGTACGGCCGCGACGGCGAACCGCGCATTGTCGCGCAGGTCAACGTCGCGCTTGGCCCTCACGACGTGATCGACGACGCCCGGGCCAACATGCACTCCTACTACACCTTCACCGGCATAGCCGACCGGATGGTGGCCGGACTGCTCACCACGCCGACCGAGATTCGCGATGCGATCGCCAGCTTCGCTGACCTCGGCGCCGACGAGGTCATGCTCTACTGCTACGGCCTCGACTCGAACCACGTAGACCGCCTCGCCGACCTCCTATGA
- a CDS encoding IS982 family transposase, translating to MKARPDLAPERPAVGITPQLTDAELVTLAMMRAMLGFTSEARWIRHARVHLRHLFPYLPQQSGCNKRLRKAAELLRRVTRILATRTSVWSDDVWVVDSTPVECGRSRETVKRSDLAGWAQYGYCASHSRFFWGLRLHLVCTLQGLPIAFALTGAKADERETLLDLLAAESHLLATRPGQTLIGDKKYYGRAFERELAQQGLQLLRPTRKGERQLPGGSLFKPLRQVIESVNETFKGQLDLEHHRGRTPRGVIARVMQRILALTAVIWHNDHTGQATLRQLTSYDH from the coding sequence CTCCAGAGCGGCCGGCCGTGGGAATCACACCACAGCTCACCGACGCCGAGCTGGTCACCCTGGCGATGATGCGGGCCATGCTCGGTTTCACCTCCGAGGCCAGGTGGATCCGGCATGCCCGCGTCCACCTGCGGCATCTCTTCCCGTACCTGCCGCAGCAATCCGGCTGCAACAAGCGGCTGCGCAAAGCCGCCGAACTGCTGCGCCGGGTCACCCGGATCCTGGCCACCAGGACCTCGGTGTGGAGCGACGATGTGTGGGTCGTGGACTCCACACCCGTGGAATGCGGCCGCTCGCGGGAGACCGTGAAACGCTCCGACCTGGCCGGATGGGCGCAGTACGGCTACTGCGCCAGCCACAGCCGCTTCTTCTGGGGCCTGCGGTTGCACCTGGTGTGCACCCTCCAGGGCCTGCCGATCGCCTTCGCCCTGACCGGGGCCAAGGCCGACGAGCGCGAGACCCTGCTGGACCTGCTCGCGGCCGAGTCACACCTCCTCGCCACCCGACCCGGCCAGACCCTGATCGGAGACAAGAAGTACTACGGCCGCGCCTTCGAACGGGAACTCGCCCAGCAGGGCCTCCAATTGCTACGACCAACCCGCAAGGGCGAACGGCAGCTGCCCGGCGGATCCCTATTCAAGCCGTTGCGGCAGGTCATCGAGTCCGTCAATGAAACCTTCAAGGGACAGCTGGACCTCGAACACCACCGAGGACGCACACCCCGCGGCGTCATCGCCCGCGTCATGCAGCGCATACTGGCCCTGACCGCCGTGATCTGGCACAACGACCACACCGGACAAGCCACCCTCCGCCAGCTCACCTCGTACGATCACTGA